The window CATATTCAGCACTTACCCAGACCTGACCGTTATAAGAGGGTTTTCTCTTCTTCAGGCCATTGAGCATATTATCGAGAGCCTTGCCGGTAAAAGCCTTATTAGCCTTTGCCATGATTTCTTCTTTGACCGAATCATCGATTTCATCTATGTCCTCGACATTAATCTCCTTAAGTATTTCAGCAAGAGCGGAGAACTGCTTGTTTTCCTTTTCAGTACCCTCGTATGTTCTGTCGAAGAAATCTTTTCTTTCTTCGGGCATGATATATTCTCTTGTTTTTTCCGTGATTTCTTGCTCTTCCCCTTCTTGATCCCCGCTGAATTTGTTTAGAATTACATCTGCGAGTGTACCTACATCTTTTATCTCCCGGCATTTTCTTGTTGTCTCCGGAGGAGGGAAAACTCTAGTCACAGTTGTTCTTGATCCATCAACACCTATATGATCGGCGTTGATATCTTCCGCTTTCCACTTGAGAATCTCTGTGTCATGGGCTTTGCGTGTTTTCGCGAAGGTGGCAAAGAGGGGGAATTCGTATTCAGCTACAGTTATGACAGCGGGTTTCTTCAGAGACGCTACAATCTGGTCTCCTCCCGTTATAATTCTGGTGAATTCGAAACGTTTATTTTTATACTCCGCATCTGTAACATATGTAATGCAGGGAAGTTTTAGTTCTTCAGCAATTTGAGGCGGCACTTGCGCTGTATCACCGTCTACCGACTGCATGCCGCTTATTATAAAGTAATCATCCGGATCCTTTACAATATCCCTTTCTATTTTTCTGATCGCGTATGCGAGAGGGTTCGCGGTAGCCGCCGTATCAGCTCCGGCTAACAGTCTGTCTGTGAGAAGCACTGCCAGATCCGCGCATCTGCTAAGCGAATAGCGTAATATATCATCCGCCATAGGAGGTCCCATACTCAGGCAGATTACCTTACTATCCGGGTCTCCGCTATCCAAACGCATCTTGTTCGCGAAAGCCAACGCCTGAGCGTCAAGATCATTTATTACGTTAGTAAGGCGGCTCCTGATAAGTGTTCCTTTAACAGGGTCAAAGGCGTTATCAGTTATCTGCGATATGTCAGGTACCTGTTTTACTAATACTATATAATCACTCATAACTTCAATAAAGTACTAAGTTTCAAAGGGAATGTCAACTTACAATATAAGTGGAGTTTCCCCGAAAATCCGGTAAGTATTGTAATAACATTGCGAGATACAATCAGTTATCAG of the Candidatus Krumholzibacteriota bacterium genome contains:
- a CDS encoding FAD-binding protein, with the protein product MSDYIVLVKQVPDISQITDNAFDPVKGTLIRSRLTNVINDLDAQALAFANKMRLDSGDPDSKVICLSMGPPMADDILRYSLSRCADLAVLLTDRLLAGADTAATANPLAYAIRKIERDIVKDPDDYFIISGMQSVDGDTAQVPPQIAEELKLPCITYVTDAEYKNKRFEFTRIITGGDQIVASLKKPAVITVAEYEFPLFATFAKTRKAHDTEILKWKAEDINADHIGVDGSRTTVTRVFPPPETTRKCREIKDVGTLADVILNKFSGDQEGEEQEITEKTREYIMPEERKDFFDRTYEGTEKENKQFSALAEILKEINVEDIDEIDDSVKEEIMAKANKAFTGKALDNMLNGLKKRKPSYNGQVWVSAEYEDNKIHPATFELIGKARDLADTLGTEVGVTITGSNIERFSEELIAAGADNIYIAQHPLLEEFDPSTFKKALCGLIEKHWPQIVLFAATPQGRVLAPLVSYNLSCGLTADCTSLDIKDVSKKEQVAVLLQTRPALGGNVMATISTINSRSQMATARPGVMKRLPEDKSRKGKIIRHEVQISPDDLSLEIISTEKSTGKVNFDADIIVSGGKGVQNKEGYNALIKPLSNCISETINIDTETGASRSAVEQGFIDRVHQVGQTGTAVGPKIYMAIGISGAIQHMIGIANSDTIIAVNNDHNAPIFKQCDYYIIGNAEDVVPELIKSLRVKQNAE